In Pseudomonas sp. MYb327, one DNA window encodes the following:
- a CDS encoding NAD(P)/FAD-dependent oxidoreductase — translation MLRITELKLPIDHPDEDLRPAIVQRLGIASDDLLDFTLFKRSYDARKKSSELCFIYTIDLNVRDEASVLHKFADDRNVKVAPDVSYKMVGQAPAELSARPIVVGFGPCGIFAGLLLARMGFKPIILERGTEVRQRTKDTWGLWRKSVLNPESNVQFGEGGAGTFSDGKLYSQIKDPKFIGRKVLNEFVKAGAPEEILYVSKPHIGTFRLTGVVENMREQIRAMGGEVRFQQRVTDVLIEDGQLVGVELDGGEQIHSKHVILALGHSARDTFRMLHGRGVYMEAKPFSVGFRIEHPQSLIDRARLGKYAGHPKLGAADYKLVHHAKNGRSVYSFCMCPGGTVVAATSEPNRVVTNGMSQYSRNERNANSGIVVGITPEVDYPGGPLAGIELQERLESHAFVLGGSNYEAPAQLVGDFIAGKPSTELGSVEPSYKPGVALGDLALALPAFAIEAIREALPAFEKQIRGYSLHDAVLTGIETRTSSPLRITRNESMQSLNVKGLFPAGEGAGYAGGILSAGVDGIRIAEAVARDILGLEA, via the coding sequence ATGTTACGAATCACTGAACTCAAGCTGCCGATCGACCATCCCGATGAAGACCTGCGCCCTGCCATCGTGCAGCGCCTGGGCATTGCCAGCGATGACTTGCTCGACTTCACCTTGTTCAAGCGCAGCTACGATGCGCGCAAAAAGTCCTCCGAACTGTGCTTCATCTACACCATCGACCTCAATGTTCGCGATGAGGCCTCGGTTCTGCACAAGTTCGCCGATGACCGTAACGTCAAAGTGGCACCGGATGTCAGCTACAAGATGGTCGGCCAGGCGCCCGCCGAACTGAGTGCACGCCCGATCGTCGTCGGCTTCGGCCCGTGCGGGATTTTCGCCGGGCTGTTACTCGCGCGAATGGGCTTCAAGCCGATCATCCTCGAACGCGGTACCGAAGTGCGCCAGCGCACCAAAGACACCTGGGGCCTGTGGCGCAAAAGCGTGCTCAACCCCGAGTCCAACGTGCAATTCGGCGAAGGCGGCGCGGGGACATTCTCCGACGGCAAGCTCTACAGTCAGATCAAGGATCCGAAATTCATCGGTCGCAAAGTCCTCAATGAGTTCGTCAAGGCCGGCGCTCCGGAAGAAATCCTCTACGTCAGCAAGCCGCACATCGGCACGTTCCGTCTAACCGGTGTCGTGGAAAACATGCGTGAGCAGATTCGCGCCATGGGTGGTGAAGTGCGCTTCCAGCAGCGTGTCACCGACGTGTTGATCGAGGACGGCCAACTGGTCGGCGTCGAACTTGATGGCGGCGAGCAGATCCACTCGAAACACGTGATCCTGGCCCTCGGCCACAGTGCCCGGGACACCTTCCGCATGCTTCACGGCCGCGGCGTGTACATGGAAGCCAAGCCGTTCTCGGTGGGCTTCCGCATCGAACACCCGCAGTCGCTGATCGACCGAGCGCGTCTGGGCAAATACGCCGGCCACCCGAAACTCGGCGCCGCCGACTACAAACTGGTGCACCACGCCAAGAACGGCCGTTCGGTCTACAGCTTCTGCATGTGCCCAGGCGGTACGGTGGTTGCCGCCACCTCCGAACCGAATCGCGTCGTCACCAACGGCATGAGCCAATACTCGCGTAACGAACGCAACGCCAACTCCGGGATCGTCGTCGGCATCACTCCGGAAGTCGATTATCCGGGCGGTCCACTGGCCGGTATCGAGTTGCAGGAACGCCTGGAATCCCACGCTTTTGTGCTGGGCGGCAGCAACTACGAAGCACCGGCGCAACTGGTCGGCGACTTTATCGCCGGCAAGCCGTCCACCGAACTGGGCAGCGTTGAACCGTCCTACAAACCGGGGGTTGCCCTGGGTGATTTGGCGCTGGCCTTGCCGGCCTTCGCCATCGAGGCGATTCGCGAGGCTTTGCCAGCCTTCGAGAAGCAGATTCGCGGTTACTCGCTGCACGACGCGGTGTTGACCGGGATCGAGACTCGCACCTCGTCTCCGCTGCGCATTACCCGTAACGAGTCGATGCAGAGCCTGAACGTGAAGGGCCTGTTCCCGGCCGGCGAAGGCGCGGGTTATGCGGGCGGGATTCTGTCGGCAGGTGTCGATGGAATTCGGATTGCCGAGGCAGTCGCCCGGGATATCCTCGGCCTCGAGGCCTGA
- a CDS encoding PLP-dependent cysteine synthase family protein, with the protein MSDNRQWAREAIRIIEADFQRSADTHLIPLPLPGFPGIELYFKDESSHPTGSLKHRLARSLFLYALCNGWLKPGAPVIEASSGSTAISEAYFARMLGLPFIAVMPATTSREKIAQIAFYGGQSHLVEDPTQIYAESERLAREHDGHFIDQFTYAERATDWRANNNIAESIFQQMRFEQHPEPSWLISSPGTGGTTATLGRYVRYRQHCTRVLCADAERSVFFDFYQSGDASLRLDHGSRIEGIGRPRVEASFLPKVIDAMVKVPDALSLAAMHYLAERLGRHVGGSSGTNLIGALMAAQQMAAAGETGSIVAILCDGGERYATTYYDQAWLKAEGYELSGLMDAVAATVERGEPLPASVLRANI; encoded by the coding sequence ATGAGCGACAACCGACAGTGGGCCCGCGAAGCCATCCGGATCATCGAAGCCGACTTCCAGCGCAGCGCCGACACCCACCTGATCCCCTTGCCGCTACCGGGTTTTCCGGGCATCGAGTTGTACTTCAAGGATGAGTCGAGCCATCCCACCGGCAGCCTCAAGCACCGGTTGGCGCGTTCGTTGTTCCTCTATGCGTTGTGTAACGGCTGGCTCAAGCCCGGCGCGCCGGTGATTGAGGCGTCCAGCGGCTCGACAGCGATTTCCGAGGCGTACTTCGCACGCATGTTGGGCTTGCCTTTTATTGCTGTGATGCCGGCGACCACCTCACGGGAAAAAATCGCACAGATCGCGTTCTACGGTGGCCAGAGTCATTTGGTGGAGGATCCGACGCAGATCTACGCCGAGTCCGAGCGTCTGGCCCGTGAGCACGACGGGCACTTTATCGACCAGTTCACCTACGCCGAGCGCGCCACCGACTGGCGGGCGAACAACAACATCGCCGAATCGATTTTCCAGCAGATGCGTTTCGAGCAACATCCGGAGCCGAGCTGGCTGATTTCCAGCCCTGGCACCGGTGGCACCACGGCGACGCTGGGACGATACGTGCGTTATCGCCAGCACTGCACCCGCGTGTTGTGTGCCGATGCTGAACGCTCGGTGTTTTTCGATTTCTACCAGAGCGGGGATGCCAGCCTGCGCCTGGATCACGGCTCGCGGATCGAAGGCATTGGCCGGCCTCGGGTGGAAGCGTCATTCCTGCCCAAGGTGATCGACGCGATGGTCAAGGTGCCGGACGCATTGTCACTGGCAGCCATGCATTACCTGGCCGAACGCTTGGGGCGACATGTGGGGGGATCGAGCGGCACCAACCTGATCGGCGCGTTGATGGCCGCGCAACAGATGGCGGCGGCGGGGGAAACGGGATCGATTGTGGCGATCTTGTGCGATGGCGGCGAGCGTTATGCCACGACTTATTACGATCAGGCTTGGCTCAAGGCCGAGGGTTATGAGTTGAGCGGATTGATGGATGCGGTTGCGGCGACGGTCGAGCGCGGCGAGCCGCTGCCGGCTAGCGTGTTGCGCGCCAACATCTGA
- the nhaA gene encoding Na+/H+ antiporter NhaA → MPLRSTFTRFFQLEAASGLLLIAAAVLALVINNSSLSWLYNGLLDTPVVAQVGALKIAKPLLLWINDGLMALFFLLIGLEVKREVLDGQLSKPSQIVLPGAAAIGGMVVPALIYWFLNRDNPAALSGWAIPTATDIAFALGVLALLGKRVPVSLKLFLMTLAIIDDLGAIIIIAIFYSGALSTLSLALAAACIAALIGMNRLGVVKLGPYMIIGLILWVCVLKSGVHATLAGVTLAFCIPLRTKNAEPSPLLTLEHALHPWVAYGILPLFAFANAGLSLSGVTVESFTHDVPMGIAVGLLLGKTVGVFGLTWLAVKIGIAALPQGANWGQVLGVAILCGIGFTMSLFVGSLAFEPGANDYAGMDRMGILTGSILAALIGYAVTAMASRKNTALSS, encoded by the coding sequence TTGCCTCTGCGTAGCACTTTCACGCGCTTCTTTCAGTTGGAAGCTGCCAGCGGTCTGTTACTGATTGCTGCGGCTGTCCTCGCTTTGGTCATCAACAATTCCTCGCTGTCATGGCTCTACAACGGCTTGCTGGACACCCCGGTGGTCGCCCAGGTCGGCGCCCTGAAAATCGCCAAGCCGTTGCTTCTGTGGATCAACGACGGCCTGATGGCGCTGTTTTTCCTGCTGATAGGCCTGGAGGTGAAGCGCGAAGTCCTCGACGGCCAGTTGTCCAAACCGTCGCAGATCGTGCTGCCGGGTGCGGCCGCCATTGGCGGCATGGTCGTGCCGGCGCTGATCTACTGGTTCCTCAACCGTGACAACCCGGCGGCCCTGAGCGGCTGGGCGATTCCGACCGCTACCGACATCGCCTTTGCGCTGGGGGTACTGGCGCTGCTGGGCAAACGCGTGCCGGTGTCGCTGAAGCTGTTCCTGATGACCCTGGCGATCATCGACGACCTCGGCGCGATCATCATCATTGCGATCTTCTACTCCGGTGCGTTGTCGACGCTGTCCCTGGCATTGGCCGCAGCCTGCATCGCGGCGCTGATCGGGATGAACCGGCTCGGCGTGGTCAAGCTCGGGCCATACATGATCATCGGTTTGATTCTCTGGGTTTGCGTACTTAAGAGCGGCGTGCACGCTACGCTGGCCGGCGTGACATTGGCCTTCTGCATCCCGCTGCGCACGAAAAATGCCGAACCTTCGCCGCTGCTGACGCTGGAGCACGCTCTGCACCCCTGGGTCGCTTACGGCATCTTGCCGCTGTTTGCCTTCGCCAACGCCGGCCTGTCCCTGAGTGGCGTCACCGTCGAGAGCTTCACCCACGATGTGCCGATGGGCATTGCGGTCGGCCTGCTGCTGGGCAAGACCGTCGGCGTGTTTGGCCTGACTTGGCTCGCAGTGAAAATCGGCATCGCCGCCCTGCCCCAAGGCGCCAACTGGGGTCAGGTGCTGGGCGTCGCGATCCTCTGCGGTATCGGTTTCACCATGAGCCTGTTTGTCGGTTCCCTGGCGTTCGAGCCGGGCGCCAATGACTATGCGGGGATGGACCGGATGGGGATTTTGACCGGGTCGATACTGGCGGCATTGATCGGTTATGCGGTGACGGCGATGGCGAGCCGCAAGAACACTGCCCTGTCTTCCTGA
- a CDS encoding colicin E3/pyocin S6 family cytotoxin gives MASNKHIPQVRNPPSGDGHHISYRDMTATELAEREARQNAHDAMLARQAAFERSRQIAPIAQAPVRAGCVFAKSCNLPDAIIDYANPSGMVPTDSLEDYGEIAWLGAREVDESGLLNLQTISGTTLSLGLGQLALRAPALAAPVIGAGVALGTAAAATLTGLVALFWTPTLGDSALYTEDQLRALKHARTRMRLQIEQREDGSLKGYAFYTGKNRDWEMVDVVQIALRDSQYIADLGAGIELIWTPALDASDILGIPKLEAAPQAPHIWVYPPTKLADGIIVNPVYPPEYKDFILVFPVGSGVKPVYVVVSVSGRKLPNPDHDYHSAPETEEITGFSGLKEAKRKTPKQGGGGLRERWTDAKGRRIYEWDSLHGELEAYRASDGSHLGSFDHKTGEQIDLPKKDRNIKRFL, from the coding sequence GTGGCTAGCAACAAGCACATTCCCCAGGTTAGAAACCCGCCGTCAGGGGACGGGCATCACATCAGCTACCGCGACATGACCGCCACTGAACTGGCAGAACGCGAGGCCCGGCAAAACGCCCATGACGCGATGCTCGCCAGGCAAGCGGCATTCGAACGCAGCCGTCAGATCGCTCCGATCGCACAGGCGCCCGTCCGGGCCGGATGCGTCTTCGCCAAATCCTGCAACCTGCCTGATGCGATCATCGATTACGCCAATCCCTCGGGCATGGTGCCCACCGACAGCCTTGAAGATTACGGCGAGATTGCATGGCTGGGAGCTCGCGAGGTAGATGAAAGCGGTCTGCTGAATCTACAAACGATCAGCGGCACCACCCTATCACTGGGCCTCGGTCAACTGGCCCTTCGCGCGCCGGCTCTCGCCGCTCCCGTCATAGGCGCAGGTGTTGCTCTCGGTACGGCTGCCGCCGCGACATTAACCGGGCTGGTCGCGCTGTTCTGGACGCCCACCCTGGGCGACAGCGCCCTCTACACCGAAGACCAACTGCGCGCCCTCAAACATGCCCGCACGCGTATGCGCCTGCAAATCGAACAGCGGGAGGACGGCAGCCTCAAGGGCTACGCCTTTTACACCGGCAAGAATCGTGATTGGGAAATGGTCGATGTGGTGCAGATCGCTTTGCGCGATAGCCAATACATAGCCGACCTCGGTGCAGGCATCGAACTGATCTGGACCCCGGCATTAGACGCTTCCGACATCCTCGGCATCCCCAAACTGGAAGCCGCCCCGCAAGCCCCGCACATCTGGGTTTATCCGCCGACGAAACTGGCTGACGGGATTATCGTTAATCCGGTTTATCCGCCTGAGTACAAGGATTTCATTCTTGTGTTTCCGGTGGGGTCGGGGGTGAAGCCGGTTTATGTTGTGGTGAGCGTTTCTGGTAGAAAATTACCAAATCCAGATCACGATTATCACTCGGCACCCGAAACGGAAGAAATTACAGGCTTTTCAGGTCTGAAAGAGGCGAAAAGGAAAACCCCAAAACAAGGCGGTGGAGGCCTCCGGGAGAGGTGGACCGATGCCAAAGGTAGAAGGATTTATGAGTGGGACTCACTACATGGAGAACTCGAAGCTTATCGTGCAAGTGATGGAAGCCATCTAGGTTCATTCGACCACAAAACGGGCGAACAAATAGATCTACCAAAGAAAGATCGCAATATTAAAAGATTTTTATGA